From one Nematostella vectensis chromosome 7, jaNemVect1.1, whole genome shotgun sequence genomic stretch:
- the LOC116607708 gene encoding uncharacterized protein LOC116607708: MRKKKNRKPYFDCLVQTGEAEKVRAVCYDPQLRKNLLEPYQNKSPIKITATKRMASTSTSEEFRMTKKSKITSAAPEFSYNSQVVSSIVTVQEALSAPEYKAVDIVAKVVTKNHENQLIIKQGQQLKKSDCIIGDEHSTIKLTLWEDLIDSVECGKTYTFKNVRIRVFDDVKYLSTNTSTSIEPADRQIHDINLTSEQFAENIIEGRFIGANVKAANSCVVCNTTLNQDDSEDDMITCPLPTCQTTMLFSECQTKLVCNLTVKKTDGKMQMYTCFNDGLQSFLISINKGDTRIDDLSPKELNKLFLTAGTKQLIVDNSTSVIHQVLF, translated from the coding sequence atgcgaaaaaaaaaaaacagaaaaccatACTTTGACTGTCTTGTCCAAACTGGAGAAGCTGAAAAGGTCCGTGCCGTGTGCTATGACCCACAGCTAAGAAAAAATCTCCTTGAACCATACCAAAATAAATCACCAATAAAAATCACAGCCACCAAAAGAATGGCTAGCACCAGTACCTCTGAAGAGTTCAGAATGACGAAAAAATCAAAGATAACATCAGCAGCGCCAGAATTCTCATATAACTCCCAAGTTGTCTCATCTATTGTGACGGTGCAAGAAGCGTTATCAGCGCCAGAATACAAGGCAGTTGACATTGTTGCTAAGGTGGTAACAAAGAATCACGAAAATCAATTGATCATTAAACAAGGTCAACAGCTAAAGAAATCAGACTGTATCATTGGTGATGAGCATAGCACAATAAAACTCACTCTCTGGGAAGACCTCATTGACAGTGTAGAATGTGGAAAAACGTACACATTTAAGAATGTTAGAATCAGAGTATTTGATGACGTTAAATATCTATCTACAAATACTTCAACATCAATTGAACCAGCTGATCGACAAATCCATGACATAAACTTAACATCTGAGCAATTTGCTGAAAATATTATCGAGGGACGGTTTATCGGTGCCAATGTGAAAGCAGCAAACTCTTGTGTTGTATGCAACACCACGCTAAATCAAGATGATAGTGAAGATGACATGATAACATGTCCCCTGCCAACTTGCCAAACAACTATGCTCTTTTCAGAATGCCAAACAAAACTGGTTTGCAACTTAACTGTCAAGAAAACTGATGGCAAAATGCAGATGTACACATGCTTTAATGATGGCCTGCAAAGTTTTCTCATCTCCATCAACAAAGGCGACACTAGAATAGATGACTTATCACCTAAAGAACTGAACAAGCTTTTCTTAACTGCTGGAACTAAGCAACTTATTGTGGATAATTCAACCTCTGTCATTCATCAGGTTCTCTTTTAG